From Gopherus evgoodei ecotype Sinaloan lineage chromosome 15, rGopEvg1_v1.p, whole genome shotgun sequence, one genomic window encodes:
- the C15H17orf80 gene encoding uncharacterized protein C17orf80 homolog isoform X1 produces MAGAPPGMELCPYCRKPFKRLKSHLPHCKMAGDTKTSFDLGKVASLDLKASQTKPVRLLATEKKRGQSKEKITTPDNSSERESKKKSLDTIGNKVESKLNPLQIGGTAGSEIVSNLPAEKPGKNTKQQIKLTSEKTHRDEGMTVVQEEARMHMNAAEERTSKAKHAKQLPTKQKSRSKNTSHDENSAPGGILELSPLNKDGKSASKFPLNDPIRSAKQKQRKVGSSAQEVAGSLDLPACDLESIPRAALEGVKIVIEKHRVKVLRGRNESKIQGTLADSATTSNCTTQGCYLEMRTPDCSENHADTVQSDHRKNVNITGAMNTNAFSLEVAESNSLSGEREKGNRLTATGMHELSDPGKADCGKSPCGLVLLDREAKSETEEKQFYLNGDVNSKAPFSASLAEKPHQSVRETLRGASEGIARNYLSCAQQLLVDEKQIALLSESVLNTGRRDRELAWKQHLCYTSENQPPCLFQSSGRNIQARSIGLEWFPELYPNYQRLSMFPGRPLQGDVEIRMKKIGPGFLEGPQAPLVERRLMDVKLRELPAWLAACDFSPKGLFGAVQKAWSSYYNKYIDVKKSGVAGISMLLAGYCILSYGWRYEHLKQDRCRRYH; encoded by the exons ATGGCAGGTGCCCCCCCAGGAATGGAACTGTGCCCCTATTGTAGGAAGCCATTTAAGCGACTGAAATCCCACTTGCCACACTGTAAGATGGCAGGAGACACGAAAACTTCTTTTGACTTAGGCAAGGTGGCCTCTCTTGACTTGAAAGCGTCTCAGACCAAGCCAGTTAGACTCTTGGCCACTGAGAAGAAAAGAGGACAAAGCAAAGAGAAGATCACAACCCCAGACAATAGCTCAGAAAGAGAAAGTAAGAAAAAATCCCTTGACACAATAGGGAACAAAGTAGAAAGCAAATTAAACCCCTTACAAATAGGGGGTACTGCTGGATCAGAAATAGTCAGCAACTTGCCTGCAGAAAAGCCAGGTAAAAATACAAAGCAGCAAATTAAACTGACTTCTGAAAAGACACACAGAGATGAAGGAATGACAGTAGTTCAGGAAGAGGCCAGAATGCACATGAATGCAGCAGAGGAGAGGACTTCAAAAGCAAAGCATGCAAAGCAGTTACCCACCAAAcagaaaagcagaagtaaaaatacTTCTCATGATGAGAATTCAGCACCTGGTGGCATTTTGGAGCTTTCTCCTTTGAATAAGGATGGAAAATCTGCTTCAAAGTTTCCTTTGAATGACCCAATAAGATctgcaaaacagaaacaaaggaaGGTAGGGTCTTCAGCACAGGAGGTGGCTGGTTCTCTGGATTTACCCGCTTGTGATCTTGAAAGTATTCCCAGGGCGGCTCTTGAGGGAGTGAAAATAGTTATTGAGAAACACCGTGTCAAAGTGCTAAGAGGTAGGAATGAATCCAAAATTCAGGGCACTCTGGCAGACAGTGCTACCACAAGTAATTGTACGACCCAGGGATGCTATCTGGAAATGCGGACTCCAGACTGCTCTGAAAACCATGCAGACACAGTCCAGTCTGACCACCGGAAGAATGTGAACATTACGGGAGCCATGAACACAAATGCTTTTAGCCTGGAGGTTGCAGAAAGTAATTCCTTGAGTGGAGAGCGAGAAAAAGGCAATCGTTTAACTGCAACTGGAATGCACGAACTCAGCGATCCCGGGAAGGCTGACTGCGGAAAGAGCCCTTGTGGCCTCGTTCTGCTGGACAGAGAGGCTAAAAGTGAGACAGAAGAGAAGCAGTTTTACTTAAATGGTGATGTGAATTCTAAGGCCCCTTTCTCTGCTTCCCTCGCTGAGAAGCCCCACCAGTCAGTGAGAGAGACGCTCAGAGGAGCCAGTGAAGGAATAGCCAGAAACTACCTATCCTGTGCGCAACAGCTTCTGGTGGATGAAAAGCAGATTGCCTTACTTTCTGAGTCCGTTCTGAATACAGGGAGAAGAGACCGCGAACTGGCTTGGAAACAACACTTGTGctacacctctgaaaaccagcctCCTTGTCTGTTCCAGTCTTCTGGCAGGAACATACAGGCGAGATCCATTGGACTGGAGTGGTTTCCAGAATTGTATCCTAATTATCAGAGGCTGAGCATGTTTCCAGGGAGACCTCTCCAGGGGGATGTGGAGATCAGGATGAAGAAGATAGGGCCTGGTTTCTTGGAAGGACCGCAAG CTCCCCTCGTAGAAAGACGTCTGATGGATGTAAAGCTCAGGGAGCTGCCTGCCTGGCTGGCGGCTTGTGATTTCTCTCCAAAGGGACTGTTTGGAGCAGTGCAGAAAG CCTGGAGCAGTTACTACAACAAATACATCGACGTAAAGAAGAGTGGAGTTGCTGGGATCTCCATGCTGTTGGCTGGATATTGCATCCTCAGCTATGGCTGGAGATATGAGCATCTGA AACAAGATCGCTGTCGCAGGTATCACTGA
- the C15H17orf80 gene encoding uncharacterized protein C17orf80 homolog isoform X2, whose product MAGAPPGMELCPYCRKPFKRLKSHLPHCKMAGDTKTSFDLGKVASLDLKASQTKPVRLLATEKKRGQSKEKITTPDNSSERESKKKSLDTIGNKVESKLNPLQIGGTAGSEIVSNLPAEKPGKNTKQQIKLTSEKTHRDEGMTVVQEEARMHMNAAEERTSKAKHAKQLPTKQKSRSKNTSHDENSAPGGILELSPLNKDGKSASKFPLNDPIRSAKQKQRKVGSSAQEVAGSLDLPACDLESIPRAALEGVKIVIEKHRVKVLRGRNESKIQGTLADSATTSNCTTQGCYLEMRTPDCSENHADTVQSDHRKNVNITGAMNTNAFSLEVAESNSLSGEREKGNRLTATGMHELSDPGKADCGKSPCGLVLLDREAKSETEEKQFYLNGDVNSKAPFSASLAEKPHQSVRETLRGASEGIARNYLSCAQQLLVDEKQIALLSESVLNTGRRDRELAWKQHLCYTSENQPPCLFQSSGRNIQARSIGLEWFPELYPNYQRLSMFPGRPLQGDVEIRMKKIGPGFLEGPQAWSSYYNKYIDVKKSGVAGISMLLAGYCILSYGWRYEHLKQDRCRRYH is encoded by the exons ATGGCAGGTGCCCCCCCAGGAATGGAACTGTGCCCCTATTGTAGGAAGCCATTTAAGCGACTGAAATCCCACTTGCCACACTGTAAGATGGCAGGAGACACGAAAACTTCTTTTGACTTAGGCAAGGTGGCCTCTCTTGACTTGAAAGCGTCTCAGACCAAGCCAGTTAGACTCTTGGCCACTGAGAAGAAAAGAGGACAAAGCAAAGAGAAGATCACAACCCCAGACAATAGCTCAGAAAGAGAAAGTAAGAAAAAATCCCTTGACACAATAGGGAACAAAGTAGAAAGCAAATTAAACCCCTTACAAATAGGGGGTACTGCTGGATCAGAAATAGTCAGCAACTTGCCTGCAGAAAAGCCAGGTAAAAATACAAAGCAGCAAATTAAACTGACTTCTGAAAAGACACACAGAGATGAAGGAATGACAGTAGTTCAGGAAGAGGCCAGAATGCACATGAATGCAGCAGAGGAGAGGACTTCAAAAGCAAAGCATGCAAAGCAGTTACCCACCAAAcagaaaagcagaagtaaaaatacTTCTCATGATGAGAATTCAGCACCTGGTGGCATTTTGGAGCTTTCTCCTTTGAATAAGGATGGAAAATCTGCTTCAAAGTTTCCTTTGAATGACCCAATAAGATctgcaaaacagaaacaaaggaaGGTAGGGTCTTCAGCACAGGAGGTGGCTGGTTCTCTGGATTTACCCGCTTGTGATCTTGAAAGTATTCCCAGGGCGGCTCTTGAGGGAGTGAAAATAGTTATTGAGAAACACCGTGTCAAAGTGCTAAGAGGTAGGAATGAATCCAAAATTCAGGGCACTCTGGCAGACAGTGCTACCACAAGTAATTGTACGACCCAGGGATGCTATCTGGAAATGCGGACTCCAGACTGCTCTGAAAACCATGCAGACACAGTCCAGTCTGACCACCGGAAGAATGTGAACATTACGGGAGCCATGAACACAAATGCTTTTAGCCTGGAGGTTGCAGAAAGTAATTCCTTGAGTGGAGAGCGAGAAAAAGGCAATCGTTTAACTGCAACTGGAATGCACGAACTCAGCGATCCCGGGAAGGCTGACTGCGGAAAGAGCCCTTGTGGCCTCGTTCTGCTGGACAGAGAGGCTAAAAGTGAGACAGAAGAGAAGCAGTTTTACTTAAATGGTGATGTGAATTCTAAGGCCCCTTTCTCTGCTTCCCTCGCTGAGAAGCCCCACCAGTCAGTGAGAGAGACGCTCAGAGGAGCCAGTGAAGGAATAGCCAGAAACTACCTATCCTGTGCGCAACAGCTTCTGGTGGATGAAAAGCAGATTGCCTTACTTTCTGAGTCCGTTCTGAATACAGGGAGAAGAGACCGCGAACTGGCTTGGAAACAACACTTGTGctacacctctgaaaaccagcctCCTTGTCTGTTCCAGTCTTCTGGCAGGAACATACAGGCGAGATCCATTGGACTGGAGTGGTTTCCAGAATTGTATCCTAATTATCAGAGGCTGAGCATGTTTCCAGGGAGACCTCTCCAGGGGGATGTGGAGATCAGGATGAAGAAGATAGGGCCTGGTTTCTTGGAAGGACCGCAAG CCTGGAGCAGTTACTACAACAAATACATCGACGTAAAGAAGAGTGGAGTTGCTGGGATCTCCATGCTGTTGGCTGGATATTGCATCCTCAGCTATGGCTGGAGATATGAGCATCTGA AACAAGATCGCTGTCGCAGGTATCACTGA